From a single Lolium rigidum isolate FL_2022 chromosome 7, APGP_CSIRO_Lrig_0.1, whole genome shotgun sequence genomic region:
- the LOC124678647 gene encoding 2-hydroxy-6-oxo-6-phenylhexa-2,4-dienoate hydrolase-like: MPPPPPSIAGKAACFLSFAAARDRCFSHRFLAAGLRPLAVHLPDAADPVTTVHMWVPASPPRNPLVLLHGFGASATWQWYPYLRPLIAAGFDPIVPDLVFFGNSCTRLPDRSDMFQAWSLKAALDAIGVKKFGLVGVSYGGFVGYKMAAMYPDAVDKVAMVCAGVCLEEKDLAEGLFPVAGVDEAAALLVPRRPDEVRRLVRLTFVRPPLIMPSCFLWDYIKVMGSDHIQEKTELLHALISGRQLSTLPKLKQKTLIVWGEQDKVFPMELAHRLKRHLEGNSRLVVIHNAGHAVNLEKPTEVCKSVIDFFQEPVAEDSNDEMV; encoded by the exons ATGCCTCCCCCGCCGCCGTCCATCGCCGGCAAGGCCGCCTGCTTCCTCAGCTTCGCGGCGGCGCGCGACCGCTGCTTCAGCCACCGCTTCCTCGCCGCCGGCCTGCGCCCGCTCGCCGTCCACCTCCCCGACGCCGCCGACCCCGTCACCACCGTCCACATGTGGGTCCCCGCCAGCCCGCCGCGCAACCCGCTCGTCCTCCTCCACGGCTTCGGCGCCTCCGCCACCTGGCAGTGGTACCCCTACCTCCGCCCCCTCATCGCCGCCGGCTTCGACCCCATCGTCCCCGACCTCGTCTTCTTCGGCAACTCCTGCACCCGCCTCCCCGACCGCTCCGACATGTTCCAG GCCTGGTCGCTCAAGGCGGCGCTGGATGCGATCGGGGTGAAGAAGTTCGGGCTGGTCGGGGTCAGCTACGGCGGGTTCGTGGGGTACAAGATGGCGGCCATGTACCCGGACGCGGTGGACAAGGTGGCGATGGTCTGCGCGGGCGTCTGCCTGGAGGAGAAGGACCTCGCCGAGGGCCTCTTCCCTGTCGCCGGGGTCGACGAGGCGGCAGCGCTGCTGGTGCCGCGGCGGCCGGACGAGGTGCGGCGCCTCGTCAGGCTCACGTTCGTGCGCCCGCCACTCATCATGCCGTCCTGCTTCCTCTGGGACTACATTAAG GTGATGGGCTCAGATCATATCCAAGAGAAGACTGAGCTACTACATGCCTTGATCAGTGGACGGCAACTTTCAACTCTTCCAAAACTAAAACAG AAAACGCTGATAGTCTGGGGGGAGCAAGATAAGGTGTTCCCAATGGAGTTGGCGCATCGATTGAAGAG GCATCTAGAGGGGAACTCCCGATTAGTTGTCATACACAACGCTGGGCACGCAGTCAATCTCGAGAAGCCCACCGAGGTGTGCAAGAGCGTCATCGATTTTTTCCAAGAGCCGGTCGCCGAAGATTCAAACGACGAAATG GTGTAG